A single region of the Mustela lutreola isolate mMusLut2 chromosome 2, mMusLut2.pri, whole genome shotgun sequence genome encodes:
- the LOC131825750 gene encoding olfactory receptor 10H4-like, with product MVSEFILLGFSNLPQHLLPVLFLLYLLMYLFTLLGNLLIMVTVWNEQSLHTPMYLFLCALSTSEILFTVAVTPRMLVDMLSSHHSISFVACASQMFFSFTFGFTHSFLLMIMGYDRYVAICHPLRYNVLMSTRTCARLVSWTWAGGSVMGMMVTLIVFHLTFCGSNVIHHFGCHVFSLLKLACGEETSSVTLGVILVCVTALMGCLFLIMLSYVFIVAAILRIPSAEGRHKTFSTCVSHLTVVIVHYGFASMIYLKPKGSHSMDSNTLMATTYTVFTPFLSPIIFSLRNKELKNAIKKSFQRKFSPLSS from the coding sequence ATGGTGTCTGAATTCATCCTTCTGGGTTTCTCCAACCTCCCACAGCATCTCCTGCCCGTCCTCTTTTTGCTGTACCTGCTGATGTACCTGTTCACCCTGTTGGGGAACCTGCTCATCATGGTCACTGTCTGGAATGAGCAGAGCCTGCACACACCCATGTACCTCTTCTTATGTGCCCTGTCTACCTCCGAGATTCTGTTCACTGTTGCTGTCACACCTCGCATGCTGGTTGACATGCTCTCCAGCCACCATTCCATCAGCTTTGTGGCCTGTGCCAGTCAGATGTTCTTCTCTTTCACATTTGGCTTCACCCACTCCTTCCTGCTTATGATCATGGGCTATGACCGCTACGTGGCCATCTGCCACCCCCTGCGCTACAACGTGCTCATGAGCACCCGCACCTGTGCCCGTCTGGTGTCCTGGACctgggctggtggctcagtcatgggGATGATGGTGACCCTGATAGTTTTTCACCTCACCTTCTGTGGGTCTAATGTGATCCATCATTTTGGCTGCCACGTGTTTTCCCTCCTAAAGTTGGCCTGTGGGGAGGAGACATCTTCTGTCACCCTGGGTGTGATCCTGGTGTGTGTCACAGCTCTGATGGGATGTTTATTCCTCATCATGCTCTCCTATGTCTTCATTGTTGCTGCCATATTGAGGATCCcttcagctgaaggcaggcacaAGACCTTCTCCACATGTGTGTCCCACCTCACTGTGGTCATTGTGCACTATGGTTTTGCCTCCATGATCTACCTCAAGCCCAAGGGATCCCATTCTATGGACAGTAATACTCTGATGGCCACCACCTATACAGTCTTCACTCCCTTTCTCAGCCCAATCATTTTCAGCCTCAGGAATAAGGAGCTCAAGAATGCCATAAAGAAAAGCTTCCAGAGAAAATTCAGTCCCCTAAGCTCCTGA
- the LOC131825751 gene encoding olfactory receptor 10H3-like: MVSEFILVGFSNFPQHLLPIFFLLYLLMYLFTLLGNLLIMATVWSERSLHTPMYLFLCALSTSEILFTVAVTPRMLVDMLSSHRSITFMACASQMFFSFTFGFTHSFLLMIMGYDRYVAICHPLRYNVLMSTRTCARLVSWTWAGGSVMGMMVTLIVFHLTFCGSNIIHHFLCHVFSLLKLACGNENSSVTLGVILVCVTALMGCLFLIMLSYVFIVAAILRIPSAEGRHKTFSTCVSHLTVVIVHYSFASIIYLKPKGPHSMDSNTLMATTYTVFTPFLSPIIFSLRNKELKNAIRRSFQRKFSPLSS; this comes from the coding sequence ATGGTGTCTGAATTCATCCTCGTGGGCTTCTCCAACTTTCCACAGCATCTCCTACCTATCTTCTTCCTGCTGTACCTGCTGATGTACCTGTTCACGCTGCTGGGGAACCTGCTCATCATGGCCACTGTCTGGAGTGAGCGCAGCCTACATACACCCATGTACCTCTTTCTGTGTGCTCTGTCAACCTCCGAGATTCTGTTCACTGTTGCCGTCACGCCTCGCATGCTGGTTGACATGCTCTCCAGCCACCGTTCCATCACCTTCATGGCCTGTGCCAGTCAGATGTTCTTTTCCTTCACATTTGGCTTCACCCACTCCTTCCTGCTTATGATCATGGGCTATGACCGCTACGTGGCCATCTGCCACCCCCTGCGCTACAACGTGCTCATGAGCACCCGCACCTGTGCCCGTCTGGTGTCTTGGACctgggctggtggctcagtcatgggGATGATGGTGACCCTGATAGTTTTTCACCTTACCTTCTGTGGGTCTAACATCATTCACCATTTTCTCTGCCACGTGTTTTCTCTCTTGAAGTTGGCCTGTGGGAATGAGAATTCTTCTGTCACCTTGGGTGTGATCCTGGTGTGTGTCACAGCTCTGATGGGATGTTTATTCCTCATCATGCTCTCGTATGTCTTCATTGTAGCTGCCATATTGAGGATcccctcagctgaaggcaggcacaAGACCTTCTCCACATGTGTGTCCCACCTCACTGTGGTCATTGTGCACTACAGTTTTGCATCCATTATCTACCTCAAGCCCAAGGGCCCCCATTCTATGGACAGTAACACTCTGATGGCCACCACCTATACAGTCTTCACTCCCTTTCTCAGCCCAATCATTTTCAGCCTCAGGAATAAGGAGCTCAAGAATGCCATAAGGAGAAGTTTTCAGAGAAAATTCAGTCCCCTAAGCTCTTGA